Sequence from the Rhodococcus jostii RHA1 genome:
TGGCAGCGCAAGATCTCCGCCGCCGAGGCGGGGTTCCGGGGTTTCCGGGGGCACAAGGTCGAGAGACCGGTGCAGGGGATCACCGAGGACTGGACGATCGTGCTGAGCTTCGACACCGAGGACAACCTGGCGGCGTGGATGGATTCACGCGAGCGGGCCGCCCTCCTGAAGGAGGGTGAGAAGTTCAACAAGAACCTCCGAATCCGCAAAGCGAGCTACGGTTTCGACTTCTGGTTCCGCGGCGCGGGCGGAGACGAGCCGCCCCCGGTGCCCGTCGCCCGAAGCAATCTCCTGGCCCTGCTGGTGCTGTATCCGCTGGTGGTGATCTGGGGCCATTTCGTCAGCGCACCGTTCATCGAGGCGCACGGGGTTCCGATCGCCGTCGCCCTGTTCGTCGGGAACCTCGTCACCACCCAGATCCTCGGCTGGTGGGCGGTTCCGGCGGCGTTCAAGGTGTTCGGGTGGTGGATGGACCCGGCGATCTCACCCCGCCGGCGCAACCTCGGTTACGCCGTGATGATCGCGCTGTTCGGGATTTCGATCGCCGTGTGCACCCTGCTGTTCATGATCCCGACCACGTAACAGAGTTTCCGATTCACCTGCGCGATGTTCGGGTACAGAGCACTGTGAAGGACCGAGGTCTGTTTTCACATCTGGAGAAAGGTGTTCACGGTTGGACATGCAGCAACTGTGGGACTTCGTCTCCGCCCGGAAGCAGCAACTGCTCACCGACTCCTTCCTGCACGTCAGCGCCGTCGTGCAGTCGGTGGTGATCGCCACGATCGTCGCGGTGGCGATCGGGATCCTCGTGTACCGCAGTCCGGCCGGCTCCGCGATCGCCACCGCACTCGCGAGCACGATCCTCACCATCCCGTCGTTCGCCCTGCTCGGCCTGCTGATTCCGATCCTCGGACTCGGTGTCGCCCCCACCGTTACCGCTCTCGTGCTGTACGCACTGCTGCCGATCATCCGGAACACCATCCTCGGACTCGCCTCCGTCGATCCCGCGATCACCGACGCCGCCCGGGGCGTGGGAATGAGCCGCACGACGGTGCTGAGCAGGATCGAAATCCCGCTCGCCTGGCCGTCGATCCTGACGGGCATGCGGGTGAGCACCCAGATGCTGATGGGCATCCTCGCGATCGCCGCCTACGCCAAGGGACCCGGGCTCGGCAACCTCATCTTCTCGGGACTGTCCCGCGTCGGCAGCCCGACAGCGATACCGCAGGCCCTCACGGGGACCGTTCTCATCGTGATCCTCGCCCTCGTACTCGACGGCGTCCTCGCCGTCATCGGCCGACTCACCACCTCCAGGGGGATCCGTGACTGACCTCGATACACCGCACACCAACGGAAGCACCGTCTCGGGAGTGGACATCGTCCTCGAAGACGTCGTCAAGAGCTATCCGGGCCAGGAGAAGGCGGCCGTCGACAACGTGTCGATGCGCATCCCCGCCGGGGAGATCGTGGTCCTCGTCGGCCCGTCCGGCTGCGGCAAGACCACCACCATGCGCATGATCAACCGGCTCATCGAACCGACGTCGGGGAAGATCACGATCGGCGGCAAGGACGCCCTGTCCATCGACCCGGACAAGCTGCGGCGCGGCATCGGCTACTCGATCCAGCAGGCCGGACTGTTCCCGCATCTCACGATCGCGAAGAACGTGGGCACGGTCCCCGGTCTGATCGGCTGGGACAAGAAGAAGATCGCCGACCGCACCGACGAGATGCTCGACCTCGTCGGACTCGAACCCGACCTCTACCGCGAGCGCTACCCCCGGCAGTTGTCGGGCGGTCAGCAGCAGCGCGTCGGGGTGGCGCGGGCGCTGGCCGCCGATCCCCCGGTGCTGCTCATGGACGAGCCGTTCGGCGCGGTCGACCCGATCACGCGCGGACTGCTGCAGGACGAATTGATGCGACTGCAGTCCGATCTCGGCAAGACGATCGTCTTCGTGACGCACGATTTCAACGAGGCGGTCAAGCTGGGCGATCGGATCGCGGTGCTGGGCAACCAGTCGCACATCATGCAGTACGACACCCCGGAGGCGATCCTCGCCCATCCGGCGAACGACATGGTGGCCGGATTCGTCGGCGCGGACGCCTCCCTGAAGCAGCTGACGCTCACCCGGGTGGCGGAGGTCGAACTCCTCGACTGCCCCACCGCGTACGAGGACGGGTCGGTGGACGATCTGCGGGCGGCGATCGCACGCCGCAAGGATAAGTGGGGAGTCCTGTTGGACGCGCGGGACCGCCCGACCCGCTGGGTGTCGTTGCGGCATCTGGCCAACGCCACGTCGCTGCGCGACATCGGCGACCCGATCGAGGAGGTGGTGTCGACCCAGTCGACGCTGCAGGACGCCCTCGAGGCGCTCCTCGCGGAGAGCAGTGCGTCGACGATCGTCACCGGCCGGCGGGGCGAGTACCGCGGCCTGATCACGATCGACACACTGGTGACGCACCTGTCCGCGATGCGTGAGGAACACGCGCACGACGACGAGGACGGCGAGCCGCAGCAGGACGGGGCGCGCGAGGGCGGCACACCGTCATGACGGCCGCCGTCGCCACGAAGCCCACCGCACCCACCGCACCTGCCGCCCGGCGGTCGGAGCGGGCCCGCTTGCTGGTCCAGCCGATCATCGTCGTGATCCTGGTGGTGGGTGTGCTCGCCTGGGCCTTCAACCGCGAACTCACCGCCACGCAGAAGGGCAGCCTCAACGCCGCCAACATCGCGACCCTGACGTGGCAGCACGTGCTGATCACGGCCGCGGTGGTCGCGATCGTCGTCGTCGTCGCCGTCCCGCTGGGGATCCTGCTGACGCGGCCCGGGTTCACCAAGCTGGCACCGATCTTCCTCGGAATCGCCAACATCGGACAGGCCGCGCCGGCCATCGGACTGCTGGTGCTGCTCTTCCTCGCGACGGGGACCACCGGATTCTGGATCGGGGTGCTCCCCATCGCGTTCTACTCTCTCCTGCCCGTTCTCCGGAACACGATCCTGGGTCTGCAGGAGGTCGATCCCGCCGTCATCGACGCCGGGCGCGGACAGGGCATGACCGCCGCCCTCGTCCTGCGGAAGGTCGAGTTCCCACTCGCCGTCCCGTACATCCTCGCGGGACTGCGCACGTCGCTCGTGCTCGCCGTGGGCACCGCGACGCTCAGTTTCCTCGTCAGCGCCGGCGGTCTGGGAATCCTCATCGACACCGGATACAAGTTGCGCGACAACGTGACCCTGGTGGTCGGAGCCGTGCTCGCGGTCGCGCTCGCGCTGCTCGTCGACTGGTGCGGCGCCCTGGCCGAGGAGTTCCTCGGCCCGAAGGGGCTGCGCTGATGAACCATCTCCGGAAGGCGATTGCCGCGACGGCCGTGACACTCTGCGGAGTCCTCGCAGCGTCCTGCGGCCTCGAATCCGGTGGCGCCCTGCCGCTGTCGGTGGAACCGGGCAGCATCCAGCCCGTCCCCGAACTCGAAGGTGTCAAGATCACCGTCGGTTCCAAGGACTTCACCGAGCAGGTCACCCTCGGGTACATCATCGAGTTCGCGCTCAGTGCCGCCGGTGCCGAGGTGCGCGACCTCACCAACATCCAGGGGTCCAACAGCACACGGGACGCCCAGCTGGACGGGCAGATCGACGTCACCTACGAGTACACCGGGACCGGGTGGATCAACTACCTCGGCAACGAGATTCCGATCCCCGACCCGACCGCGCAGTTCGAGGCGGTCCGCGACGAGGACCTCGACAGCAACGGCATGGTGTGGGTCGATCCGGCACCGATGAACAACACGTACGCACTCGCGATGAGCAGGCAGACCGCGGAGGAAACCGGGATCACCACCCTGTCGGAGTACGCGGATCTGGTCAACCGCGACCCCGCTGCCGCGACGACCTGCGTCGAAACCGAATTCAACGTCCGCCAGGACGGGTTCCCGGGTATGGCCGCCAAATACGGCTTCGACCCCGCCCGCGCGAACCGCCAGATTCTCCAGACCGGCATCATCTATCAGGCCACCGCCGACGGAACGCAGTGCAAGTTCGGTGAGGTGTTCACGACGGACGGCCGCATCATCGCGCTCGATCTGGTGCTGCTGGACGACGATCGACAGTTCTTTCCGAAGTACAACCCGGCGATCACCATGCGCAAGGATTTCGCCGAGGCACATCCGCAGGTCGCGGAGGTGATGGCCCCGATCTCCGCGGCGCTGACCAACGAGGAGATCACCGAACTGAACCGCCGGGTCGACGTCGAGGGCGAGGAACCGGCGGACGTGGCCCGGGACTGGCTGGTGCAGAAGGGTTTCGTCACGCTGCCGTGACGGTCAGCTGCCGAGGCCGATCTTCGCGATCAGGCCGCGATGATCCGAACCCGTCAGCACCACCGATTCCACGGACTGCGCCTGTGCGCCGCTCGTGACGATGTGATCGATCGCGATCATCGGCGGCAACGGCTGCCGGTCGGCGGGATACGTGTTCTGGATTCCGGCACCCACCTGGTCGGCGGCATCGCGGTAGCGTCCGGTCACGAGGTTGCGGTACTTCACGTGGTCGCGGGTGGAGTTGAAGTCGCCGCTGACGATCACGGGTCCCGAGTCGGCGGGGACGGCGTCGAGAATGGCTTTGATGCGGTCCATCTCGCGCGACCACAGCGACGGATCCGACGGCCACGGCGGAACCGGGTGGAACGCGTACAGTGCCGTGCTCGCACCGTCCGGGAGTTCCACCCGGGCCGACAGCGCGGACAGGACGAATTCCGAGTGGTGGACCTTGTCGGTCAGCGGGTACCGGCTCCAGATCCCGGTTCCCTCGCCGCCGCTGCCGGGCATGAGGAACGAGAACGGCAGGGTCGATTCGATTCCCGCTGCCACCAACCGGTCGACGGCCTCCGGTGTCAGTTCGTTGACGGTGAGCACGTCGACGCCGCGGTCCCGGATCTGCCGGACGAGGGAGTCGGCGTCCGCGTTGCCGAGCCAGATGTTGGCCTGCATCACCGTCAGTTCCGGCCCGGACGCCGTCACCGCACCGTTCGCGACGTACAGCGGGCCCTGCGACAGGGTGGCCACCACGGCCACCATCAGCGCGACGCCGAAACCGGTCCAGTGCCGGGCGATTCCGAGCAACAGCACCCCGACCGCGGCGACGGCCATCAGGTACGGCGCCGCAGACGCCAGCACGAGCAGGCGCTGGTTCTGGACGTCGAGGAATCTCAGCACGACGCCGAACACGCCGACGAGCACCGCGAGCCATCCGAGGGCCGTCAGTGCCCGCACCCCCCGGGTGGCGATCACTCCCCGAAGACTCTCTCCACCACAGCCTTGGCCCGCCGGGTCACCCGCAGGTAGTGGTCGAGGAACTCGCCCGCATCACTGCCACCCCAGCCGGCGATCTGCGCGACCGCGGACAGCACCCGTCCCGAACCGGGCAGCTGATCGGTGGCCTTGCCGCGGACGAGCACCAGGCAGTTGCGCGCCTTCGTCGCGGTGATCCACGCGTCACGGAGCAATTCGACGTCGGACTCGCTGAGCAACTCGGCCGCGCCGATCGCGTCGAGCGTCTCGAGCGTCGACGTGTTGTGCAGCGACTCGATCTCGTGGGCGTGCCGAAGCTGGATCAGCTGCACGGTCCATTCGATGTCGGCGAGGCCGCCGCGCCCGAGTTTGGTGTGCGTCGCGGGGTCGGCGCCGCGCGGCAACCGCTCGGAGTCGACGCGCGCCTTGATGCGCCGGATCTCGCGCACCGCCTGCTCCGACACCCCGCCCTCCGGGTAGCGGGTCTTGTCGATCATGTGCAGGAAGCGCAGCCCCAGATCGGCGTCGCCCGCGACGTGATGCGCGCGCAGCAGCGCCTGGATCTCCCAGGCCTGCGCCCACTGCGCGTAGTAGGCCTCGTAGGACGCCAGGGTGCGCACCATCGGGCCGCTGCGACCCTCCGGGCGCAGGCCCGTGTCGACCTCGAGCGGCGGATCGGTGCTGGGCGCGCCGAGCAGGGCCCGCACCTTGTCGCCGATGCTGTTGGCCCACTTGACGGCGACGGTCTCGTCGATCCCCTCGCGCGGCTCGCAGACGAACAGCACGTCCGCGTCGGAGCCGTAGCCGAGCTCACCGCCACCGAGGCGGCCCATGCCGATCACCGTGAATGTCGCGGGAGCGGGCGTGCCGAGTTCCTTCTCGCTCGCCTTGATCACCGCCGCCAGGGCAGCATTGAGCACCGCCGCCCACACGGACGACAGCGCCTTGCACACGCCCTGCACGTCGAGCATGCCGAGGATGTCCGCGGACGCGATACGCGCCAGCTCGTAGCGACGCAGCGACCGCGCCGCAGCGATCGCGCGGGCCGGGTCGTCGTGGCGTGCCGACGCCGTCAGGATGCCGCGCGCGACGTCCTCCGGCTTCGACTCCAGCAGTCGCGGTCCGGCCGGCGAATCCGCGAACAGGCGCACCACGTCCGGCGCCTTGATCAGCAGGTCGGGAACGTAGGCGGAGGATCCCAGCACCGTCATCAGCCGCTCGGCGACCGACGCCTCGTCACGCAGCAGCCGGAGGAACCAGGTCTGATCGGTCATCGCGTCCGACAGCCGTCGGTACGCGAGCAGACCCGCATCGGGATCCGGTGTGTCGGCGAGCGATTCGAGCAGGGTCGGCAGCAGCAGCGCCTGGATGCGGCCCTTACGGGACGCGCCGCTGGTCAGAGCGGTGAGGTGGCCGAGCGCGTTCTCCGGGGCGGTGTAACCCAGCGCCGCCAGCTGGCGGATGGCCGCGTCCGGGCTCAGCCGCAGCGCCTCCTTGTCGATGCGCGCCACCGATTCGAGCAGCGGCCGGTAGAACAGCTTGGCATGCAGGCGCCGCACGCGGTGCGAGTTGCGCTTGATCTCCGCGTTGAGAACGCCGAGCGCGTCCTTGCTGCCGTCCGGCCGCATGTGCGCCGCCCGGGCCAGCCAGCGCAGCGCCTCCTCGTCGTCGGCGGGTGGGAGGGTGTGTGTGCGCCGCAGCTTCTGCAACTGCAGCCGGTGCTCGAGCAACCGCAGGAACTCGTAGGACGCAGCGAGATTCGCGGCGTCGTCGCGACCCACGTAGCCGCGGGCGGCGAGAGCGGTCAGCGCGTCGATGGTGCTCTGGACGTGCAGAGCCTCGTCCGCGCGCCCGTGCACGAGTTGCAGGAGCTGGACGGCGAACTCGACGTCGCGCAGACTTCCGCGTCCCAGTTTCAGCTCGCGTTCGCGCAGTTCCGGCGGAACCATCTCCTCGACCCGGCGGCGCATCGCCTGCACCTCGGGAACGAAGTCCTCACGCTCCGACGCGGTCCACACCATCGGGCTGAGGGCGTCGACGTACTGCTGTCCGAGCGCGGCGTCGCCGATCATCGGGCGGGCCTTGAGCAGCGCCTGGAACTCCCAGGTCTTGGCCCAGCGTTTGTAGTACGCGACGTGGGATTCGAGGGTGCGGACGAGTTCCCCGCGCTTGCCCTCCGGCCGCAGCGCGGCGTCCACGTCGAAGAAGGCCGAGGAGCCGATGCGCATCATCTCGCCCGCGATCCGGCTGGCGGTCGCGTCGGCGGGTTCGGCGACGAAGACCACGTCCACGTCGCTGACGTAATTGAGTTCGCGGGCACCGCACTTGCCCATGGCGATGACCGCCAGCCGCACGGGACAGGGGGCGTCCGGGCACACGGCTGCGACGGCCACCGCGAGGGCGGCGTTCAGCGCGGCGTCCGCCAGATCGGACAGCTGATGCCCGACCGTCTGGTACGGAAGTACCGGTTCGTTCTCGACAGTCGCCGCGAGGTCGACGGCGGCGAGCAGCATCAGCTCGTCGCGGTACGTCTTGCGCAGCGCCGCGATGGCATCGGGTCCGGTGACCTTCGCCCGGTAGAGGTTGGCGTCCGGGTGGGCGCCTTCCTCGGGTTCGGCCCCGACCGAGGCCATCATCGTGGCGGTCGCCTCGTCCTTCGACGGGAGGCGGACGTCGCCGGCGAGGATCTTCCAGGACGCGGGATCCGCGACCAGATGGTCACCGAACGCGCTGGACGCACCGAACAGACCGAACAGCCGGCCACGAAGGCCCTTGTCGGTGCGGAGCGCCGCATCGAGTTCGGCCCAGTCCTCGCCGAGGCCGTCCTTCAGGCGCACCAGGGTGCGGAGGGCGAGGTCGGCGTTCGCGGCCCGCGACAACGACCAGAGCAGTTCGATGCTGTCTTCACCGACCCAGCCCAGATCGCGGAGTTCGGACGGAGCGGTCGGCTCGACGAGACCCAGGCGACCCGGGCCGGGAACGGCAGAACGCGCTGCCGGAGGCTTCACCATGCTCTTGCTCACAACCCCAGATACGTCTTGAGTTCGAACGGCGTCACGTGGCTCCGGTACTCCTCCCACTCGCGACGCTTGTTGCGCAGGAAGAAGTCGAACACGTGCTCGCCGAGTGCTTCGGCCACCAACTCCGACTTCTCCATCTCGCGCAGCGCGCCGTCGAGGTTGCCGGGCAGTTCCCGGTAGCCCATGGCGCGGCGCTCGGCCGACGTCAACGCCCACACGTCGTCCTCGGCCTCCGGCGGAAGTTCGTAGCCCTTCTCGATTCCGCGCAGACCCGCGGCGAGGAGCACCGCGAACGTCAGGTACGGGTTGCAGGCCGAATCGGGGCTGCGGATCTCGACGCGACGCGACGACGCCTTGTTCGGCGTGTACATCGGGACGCGGACCAGCGCCGACCGGTTGGACGGACCCCAGGACGCGGCGGTCGGGGCCTCGCCACCGTGGATCAGCCGCTTGTAGGAGTTGACCCACTGGTTGGTGACGGCGCTGATCTCGTTGGCGTGCTCGAGGATGCCGGCGATGAACGCCTTACCGGTCTCCGACAGCTGCATCGGATCGTCCGGGTTGTGGAAGGCGTTGGTGTCGCCCTCGAACAGGCTCATGTGGGTGTGCATCGCCGAACCGGCCTGATCGCTGAACGGCTTCGGCATGAACGTGGCGCGCACACCTTCGGCGATCGCGACCTCCTTGACGACGTAGCGGAACGTCATCACGTTGTCGGCCATCGAGAGGGCGTCCGCGTACCGCAGGTCGATCTCCTGCTGGCCGGGGGCCGCTTCGTGGTGGCTGAACTCGACGGAGATGCCCATCGACTCGAGTGCGTCGATGGCGTGCCGGCGGAAGTTGGGGGCGGAGTCGTGGACGGCCTGGTCGAAGTAGCCGCCGGAGTCGGCGGGCTTCGGCGGGGTGCCGTCGATCGGCCCGTTCTCCAGGAGAAAGAATTCGATCTCGGGGTGCACGTAGCAGCTGAAGCCCAGATCGCTCGCCTTGTTCAGCTGACGGCGCAGCACGTGCCGCGAATCCGCCCAGGAGGGCGAACCGTCGGGCATGGCGATGTCGCAGAACATGCGGGCGGAGTGCTGGTGCCCCTTGCTCGAACTCCACGGCAGCACCTGGAACGTGGACGCGTCCGGCTTCGCGACCGTGTCCGCCTCGGACACCCGGGAGAAGCCCTCGATCGCGGATCCGTCGAAGCCGATGCCCTCCTCGAAGGCGCCTTCCAGTTCCGCGGGGGCGATCGCCACCGATTTCAGGTATCCGAGAACGTCCGTGAACCACAATCGGACGAACCGAATGTCGCGCTCTTCGAGGGTGCGAAGCACGAATTCCTTTTGGCGATCCATATCCGCGAGAGTAAGCAAAGTTCGTTAAATCTGTGTTACTTCGTTGATTCGACTCTGCCGGATTCCGCATCGTGCCAGCGTGCGGGCACCTCGGCCGATCCCGTCACAGGCATGGGTCAGCACGCCAGATCCGCAGCCGGCGCCGCGAGGTCGACCAGATAGTCCGAAACAGCGTCGTCGACGCACGCCTCGCCGTCGAGAACGACGGTGTGCTGAGTGCCCCGGTACGTGACGAGCGAGCCGTTCATCTGCTTCGCCAGATCCACACCCGCCTGGTACGGCGTCGCCGGATCCTCGGTCGTCGACACGACGACGACCGGCGGGATCCCGGGCGCCGACACCGTGTGCGGCGCGCCCGTGTTCGGCGCGGGCCAGAACGCGCACACGTCCAGCGGCGCGTTGCCGGTGCCGCGACCGTCGTCGAGGAACGGCGCCGCCTGGCGGTACCGCACGTCCGCCTCCCCGACGACCGCGCGGTCGGTGACCGGCGGATCGTCCATGCAGCGGATCGAATTGAACGCGTCGTTGAGATTCGAGTACGTGCCGTCGTCGGCGCGCCCCTCGTACAGATCGGCCAGCATGAGCAGCGAATCACCGGTCCCCGTCTGCAGGCTCTCCAGACCGCCGCGGAGCGGGCCCCACAGATTCGGCGAGTACAGGGCCTGCTGGACGCCGGTGATCGCATCGGTGTAGCTGAGTCCGCGCGGGTCGGTGGTCGCGGCCGGCTTGTCGATCAGCGGGTCGACGAGCGCCCGGAACCTCGCGTTCGCCTGTGCCGGGTCGGTGCCCAGCGGACAGTCCGGCTGCTGCATGCAGTCCGCGGCGAACGCGTCGAACGCGGACTGGAAACCGGCCGCCTGCAGGATCACTTCCTCCGTCGGGTCCTGCTCGGGATCGAGGGCACCGTCGAGGACCATCGCGCGCACGTTGCCCGGGAACGTCTCCGCGTACGTCGAGCCGAGCCGGGTGCCGTACGAGTAGCCGAGGTAGTTGAGCTTCTCGTCACCGAGCACCGCCCGGATGACGTCCATGTCGCGCACCACGTCGTACGTGCCGACGTGCGCGAGGACGTCGACACCGGTCCGGTCCGCGCACTTGTCCGCGTACTCGCGGTTCTCGGCCTCCGTCCGCGCGATTCCGGCGGGACTCATGTCGACGTCGTCGTCCTTGCGTCTGGCGTCCACCTCCGGCGGGGTCAGGCAGGTCACCTGCGGGGTGGACGCGCCGACGCCGCGCGGATCGAAACCGATGACGTCGAACCGCTCCGCGATCTCGGTGCCGTCGGCCACGGACGCCAGCCCGATACCGGACGCCCCCGGGCCGCCGGGGTTCACGAGCAGCGATCCGACCTTGTCGCCGGTCGCCTTCGACCGGGAGACGGCGATCTGAGCGGTGGCGCCCCCGGGATTCGCGTAGTCGTTCGGCACGGTCACCTTCGCGCAGTCGAGAGTGTCGCCGAGCGGAGACCCGTCCGTGCTGTATCCCTCGCACGAGGCCCACTGCACCTGCTGCGTGTAGTACTCCTCGAGCCCGGCGGGGATCGGCCCGGCCGGAGCCGCCTCGGCCGCCGACGGTTCGGCGACTGCCTCACCGGCGTCCCGTCCGCCTCCCGCACAGCCTGCGACGACAAGGAGGACGGCGATGCACCCCGCGAACGCGGCCGGTACTCGAGCACTCTTCGACATAGGACGATCGTGCCAGGGGTTCTGCGCCGACAGGCCTTCCCGCAGGTCAGAGGACAGGCAGGGGGTGTGACCTATCGCACCCGCGCGAGCCCTTCGCTCCCCCGCGGGCCGGTGGCAGACTGTAGGCGTCATCACCCGCACCCGGGGACCCGTCAAGGGCCTCGAGGCCAGAAAGGGACAACGATGTCCGATAGCAAGTCGTCCGCGAGCACGTCAGAAGATCGGCTCTACGGATCAGCACCATCGCACGACGTTCCCAAGCGCAAGACCCGAACCCACCACCTGCAGGCCATGAAGGCCGAGGGTGAACGCTGGGCGATGCTCACCGCCTACGACTACTCCAGCGCCCGCATCTTCGAGGAAGCTGGGATTCCCGTTCTCCTCGTCGGCGATTCGGCCGCCAACGTCGTCTACGGATACGAGACCACCGTCCCGGTCACGATCGACGAACTCCTCCCCCTCGTTCGCGGCGTCGTCCGCGGTGCGCCGCACGCTCTCGTGGTGGCGGACCTCCCCTTCGGCAGCTACGAAAGCTCCCCCGAACAGGCCCTCGCGTCCGCGACCCGGTTCATGAAGGAGGGGCTGGCCCACGCGGTCAAGCTCGAGGGCGGCGAGCGCGTCGCGCCGCAGATCGCCGCCATCACCGCGGCAGGCATCCCCGTCATGGCCCACGTCGGGTTCACCCCGCAGAGCGTGAACTCGCTCGGCGGTTTCCGCGTGCAGGGCCGCGGCGACGCCGCCGAGCAGTTGGTCGCCGACGCGATCGCCGTGCAGGAGGCCGGCGCGTTCTCCGTCGTCATGGAGATGGTGCCCGCCGAGATCGCAGGCCAGGTCACCCGCAAGCTCACCATCCCCACCGTGGGCATCGGAGCGGGCGTCGAGTGTGACGCCCAGGTCCTCGTGTGGCAGGACATGGCCGGCTACACCAGCGGCAAGACGGCGAAGTTCGTCAAGCGCTTCGGTAACGTCGGGGACGAGCTGCGCAGCGCGGCCGCCGCATACGCGACCGAGGTACGCGCCGGAACGTTCCCGGCGGAAGAGCACAGCTTCTAGGCCGTCCTCGACTCACCGGGCCGGCACACACTCGAGGGGATGTTCATGGGACAGCGACACGTGCACGGCACCGGACGGCGTCACCGCCTGGCCGTGATGGCGGCCGGGACGGTGGCGGCCGCGGCGGTCGTCACGGGGTGCGCCGGCCCCGGCCCCGCACCCGCGCCCGGCACCACCGCACCCCCGGCGCCGGCCACCACCGCGGTACCCGGCACCGCCCTCGTGCCGGGTGGCGTCACCGAGGCGCAGGCCGCCCAGCTGTGCACCGACCTCGAAGGTCAGTTGCAGAGCTGGCGCACCTACACCCCGACCATCGGCAAGACCGGGTTGAACGGTCTCGTCGGCACATGGATCGCGCAGAACAACCTCAACGCGCTCGATTTCCTGCAGGACCGGGGCCGGATCGACGTGATCACGACGGCGGCCTGCCCCGGCATCCGGCAGGAGGCGGTGACCGCGCTGGAGATCCCCGATCTGGCGTCCGGCCTGATCGGGTTCTGAGGCCGACGTGACCCAGCTGCGCACCCTGTACCCGCCGCTCGAGCCGTACCAGTTCGGGCATCTCGACGTCGGCGACGGACAGCAGATGTACTGGGAGCAGAGCGGCAACCCCGACGGGAAGCCGGTGGTGTT
This genomic interval carries:
- a CDS encoding endonuclease/exonuclease/phosphatase family protein; the encoded protein is MIATRGVRALTALGWLAVLVGVFGVVLRFLDVQNQRLLVLASAAPYLMAVAAVGVLLLGIARHWTGFGVALMVAVVATLSQGPLYVANGAVTASGPELTVMQANIWLGNADADSLVRQIRDRGVDVLTVNELTPEAVDRLVAAGIESTLPFSFLMPGSGGEGTGIWSRYPLTDKVHHSEFVLSALSARVELPDGASTALYAFHPVPPWPSDPSLWSREMDRIKAILDAVPADSGPVIVSGDFNSTRDHVKYRNLVTGRYRDAADQVGAGIQNTYPADRQPLPPMIAIDHIVTSGAQAQSVESVVLTGSDHRGLIAKIGLGS
- a CDS encoding ABC transporter permease; the protein is MTAAVATKPTAPTAPAARRSERARLLVQPIIVVILVVGVLAWAFNRELTATQKGSLNAANIATLTWQHVLITAAVVAIVVVVAVPLGILLTRPGFTKLAPIFLGIANIGQAAPAIGLLVLLFLATGTTGFWIGVLPIAFYSLLPVLRNTILGLQEVDPAVIDAGRGQGMTAALVLRKVEFPLAVPYILAGLRTSLVLAVGTATLSFLVSAGGLGILIDTGYKLRDNVTLVVGAVLAVALALLVDWCGALAEEFLGPKGLR
- a CDS encoding ABC transporter ATP-binding protein, translated to MTDLDTPHTNGSTVSGVDIVLEDVVKSYPGQEKAAVDNVSMRIPAGEIVVLVGPSGCGKTTTMRMINRLIEPTSGKITIGGKDALSIDPDKLRRGIGYSIQQAGLFPHLTIAKNVGTVPGLIGWDKKKIADRTDEMLDLVGLEPDLYRERYPRQLSGGQQQRVGVARALAADPPVLLMDEPFGAVDPITRGLLQDELMRLQSDLGKTIVFVTHDFNEAVKLGDRIAVLGNQSHIMQYDTPEAILAHPANDMVAGFVGADASLKQLTLTRVAEVELLDCPTAYEDGSVDDLRAAIARRKDKWGVLLDARDRPTRWVSLRHLANATSLRDIGDPIEEVVSTQSTLQDALEALLAESSASTIVTGRRGEYRGLITIDTLVTHLSAMREEHAHDDEDGEPQQDGAREGGTPS
- a CDS encoding glycine betaine ABC transporter substrate-binding protein; the encoded protein is MNHLRKAIAATAVTLCGVLAASCGLESGGALPLSVEPGSIQPVPELEGVKITVGSKDFTEQVTLGYIIEFALSAAGAEVRDLTNIQGSNSTRDAQLDGQIDVTYEYTGTGWINYLGNEIPIPDPTAQFEAVRDEDLDSNGMVWVDPAPMNNTYALAMSRQTAEETGITTLSEYADLVNRDPAAATTCVETEFNVRQDGFPGMAAKYGFDPARANRQILQTGIIYQATADGTQCKFGEVFTTDGRIIALDLVLLDDDRQFFPKYNPAITMRKDFAEAHPQVAEVMAPISAALTNEEITELNRRVDVEGEEPADVARDWLVQKGFVTLP
- a CDS encoding ABC transporter permease; protein product: MQQLWDFVSARKQQLLTDSFLHVSAVVQSVVIATIVAVAIGILVYRSPAGSAIATALASTILTIPSFALLGLLIPILGLGVAPTVTALVLYALLPIIRNTILGLASVDPAITDAARGVGMSRTTVLSRIEIPLAWPSILTGMRVSTQMLMGILAIAAYAKGPGLGNLIFSGLSRVGSPTAIPQALTGTVLIVILALVLDGVLAVIGRLTTSRGIRD
- a CDS encoding antibiotic biosynthesis monooxygenase, which gives rise to MPHSHPRSPAASPVSVIFQRRIDDASYADYARWQKHAAEALATVPGFIDQDIVPPSPPVQDDWVDVLRFATIEDARAWLDSDRRTELVAEIKHAFIGNEDVHLLTGEQTREQSATSVVISCHVDPEDESAFMDWQRKISAAEAGFRGFRGHKVERPVQGITEDWTIVLSFDTEDNLAAWMDSRERAALLKEGEKFNKNLRIRKASYGFDFWFRGAGGDEPPPVPVARSNLLALLVLYPLVVIWGHFVSAPFIEAHGVPIAVALFVGNLVTTQILGWWAVPAAFKVFGWWMDPAISPRRRNLGYAVMIALFGISIAVCTLLFMIPTT